The Corynebacterium simulans genome contains a region encoding:
- a CDS encoding UPF0182 family protein, translating to MKRPPRGLSWTVAIIAALLFIGPLLVGFYTDWKWFGAIEYRGVFTTTLVARIVLFVIFAVVSAGVVYAAGRVAWRGRPESLDFNDLNSPVYQYRRSIEKTMGVFLKVIPLLVGVVAGLMGQASWRQFMLFLNGQDFGVDDPQFHKDLGFYAFQLPVWNIIVSAFSMLLLVCFLLALFSHYILGGIRIGNRASGVRGSISRPARVQLAVTGGLWMLLQVAGYWLDRYQLLYNQHSLFTGGSYTDINAYLPAKIILMVVGVVVAVAIFAAVVIKDLRIPALAVVLMLLSSVIIGQAWPLLMERFSVNPNRQAKEAEYIARNIESTRYSYGLTDEQVTYEENWGAEEVADSKVASDSSTISNLRLLDPDILAPTFTQMQQLKNFYGFPETLAMDRYTVDGELRDFVVAARELDPNELQENQQNWINRHTVYTHGNGFVAAQANTVDEVARDAGSARGGFPIFTVSDLQTQQGKQHEGEGETKDAEKSLGIKVDQPRTYYGPVIAGARDGRDYAVVGETGDKPVEYDTDSTTYTYDGKGGVEIGNIVDRTAYALKYQEMNLLLSDRVGSESKILYDRDPRKRVEKVAPWLTTDSATYPAVIDGRIKWIVDGYTTLESLPYSQRTSLTDSTQDTQNPNGTSQRLINEQVGYIRNSVKATVDAYDGSVDLFEFDDQDPVLKAWEGVFPGVVKPKAEISDELRGHFRYPEDMFKVQRDLLAKYHVSDPGVFFNNDAFWSVPEDPTAGEARGLNQPPYYVMAADPKSGKPSFQLITSYRGLNRQFLSAHMAVSSDPENYGQITVRVLPTNTQTQGPKQAQDAMMSSDQVARDRTLWEGSNDLNYGNLLALPVGGGEILYMEPIYSQRKDQESAFPKLLRVLVSYKGRVGYAPTIGEALDQVGIDPKSAQDITEIDGDGSAADAKKDSGEDSKSKDEGKASAPASAPAASSEADAIDGINKALDNVEKARNGSFEEYGKALDELDQAVEAYKKVESK from the coding sequence ATGAAGCGACCTCCCAGGGGCTTGTCCTGGACGGTCGCTATCATTGCCGCCTTACTGTTCATCGGCCCATTGTTAGTGGGCTTTTATACAGATTGGAAGTGGTTCGGCGCAATTGAATACCGTGGTGTCTTTACCACCACCTTGGTAGCGCGAATCGTGCTTTTTGTCATCTTCGCAGTGGTATCGGCAGGCGTGGTTTATGCCGCGGGCCGCGTTGCATGGCGTGGCCGCCCCGAGAGCTTAGATTTTAACGATCTGAATTCGCCGGTTTACCAGTACCGTCGTTCCATCGAAAAGACCATGGGCGTGTTCCTAAAGGTTATCCCGCTGCTAGTCGGTGTGGTGGCAGGCCTGATGGGGCAGGCTTCGTGGCGCCAGTTCATGCTCTTTTTAAACGGCCAGGATTTCGGCGTTGATGATCCGCAGTTCCACAAGGACTTGGGATTCTATGCCTTCCAGCTGCCGGTGTGGAACATCATCGTTTCGGCGTTTTCGATGCTGCTTCTGGTGTGTTTCTTGCTGGCGCTGTTTAGCCATTACATTTTGGGCGGCATTCGCATCGGCAACCGTGCCTCCGGTGTGCGCGGTTCCATTTCTCGCCCGGCTCGCGTGCAGCTAGCGGTAACCGGTGGCCTATGGATGCTGCTGCAGGTAGCAGGCTACTGGTTGGATCGTTATCAGCTTCTGTACAACCAGCACTCGCTGTTTACCGGTGGCTCCTACACCGACATCAATGCTTACCTGCCGGCCAAGATCATTCTGATGGTCGTCGGCGTCGTCGTAGCAGTGGCGATTTTCGCTGCGGTGGTAATCAAGGATCTGCGCATCCCTGCACTGGCAGTGGTGCTGATGCTGCTTTCCTCCGTCATCATCGGTCAGGCTTGGCCGCTTTTGATGGAGCGCTTTTCCGTCAACCCGAACCGCCAAGCAAAGGAAGCGGAATACATCGCTCGCAATATTGAATCCACCCGCTATTCCTACGGGCTCACGGATGAGCAGGTTACCTATGAGGAGAACTGGGGAGCAGAGGAAGTAGCCGATTCTAAGGTGGCTTCGGATTCCTCCACGATTTCGAACCTGCGCTTGTTGGATCCGGATATCTTGGCGCCAACCTTTACCCAGATGCAGCAGCTGAAGAACTTCTACGGTTTCCCAGAGACCTTGGCGATGGACCGTTACACCGTGGACGGTGAACTGCGCGACTTCGTGGTTGCCGCACGTGAGCTGGATCCGAATGAGCTGCAGGAAAACCAGCAGAACTGGATCAACCGCCACACGGTTTATACCCACGGAAACGGCTTTGTTGCGGCCCAGGCAAACACCGTCGACGAGGTTGCGCGCGACGCCGGCTCTGCCCGCGGCGGATTCCCAATCTTTACCGTCTCCGATCTGCAAACCCAGCAGGGCAAGCAGCACGAGGGTGAAGGCGAGACCAAGGACGCCGAGAAGTCCCTGGGAATCAAGGTGGACCAGCCGCGCACCTACTATGGTCCGGTCATTGCCGGCGCACGCGATGGGCGTGACTACGCCGTAGTGGGTGAGACCGGTGATAAGCCAGTTGAGTACGATACCGATTCCACCACTTACACCTATGACGGTAAGGGCGGCGTTGAGATCGGCAATATTGTGGACCGCACCGCGTATGCGCTGAAGTACCAGGAGATGAACCTGCTGCTGTCTGACCGCGTGGGCTCCGAATCTAAGATTCTCTACGACCGCGACCCGCGCAAGCGCGTGGAAAAGGTAGCGCCGTGGCTGACCACCGATTCTGCCACCTACCCAGCCGTCATTGACGGCCGCATCAAGTGGATTGTGGATGGTTATACAACGCTTGAGTCTCTGCCTTATTCACAGCGCACCTCGCTGACAGATTCCACGCAGGATACGCAGAACCCGAACGGCACCAGCCAGCGGCTTATCAACGAGCAGGTGGGTTATATCCGCAACTCTGTGAAGGCTACTGTCGACGCTTATGACGGCTCCGTGGATCTCTTTGAGTTTGATGACCAGGACCCAGTTCTGAAGGCCTGGGAGGGCGTATTCCCGGGCGTCGTCAAGCCGAAAGCGGAAATCTCTGACGAGCTGCGCGGCCACTTCCGTTACCCGGAAGACATGTTCAAGGTGCAGCGCGATCTGTTGGCGAAGTACCACGTTTCCGACCCAGGCGTGTTCTTTAATAACGATGCCTTCTGGTCTGTGCCAGAAGACCCAACCGCCGGCGAGGCACGTGGTTTGAACCAACCTCCTTACTACGTCATGGCGGCGGATCCGAAGTCCGGGAAGCCAAGCTTCCAGCTGATTACTTCTTATCGCGGTTTGAATCGTCAGTTCCTCTCCGCGCATATGGCGGTGTCCTCGGACCCAGAGAACTACGGTCAGATCACCGTTCGCGTGCTGCCGACGAATACTCAGACCCAGGGCCCGAAGCAGGCGCAGGACGCCATGATGTCTTCCGACCAGGTCGCTCGTGACCGCACGCTGTGGGAAGGCTCGAATGACCTGAACTACGGCAACCTGTTGGCACTGCCGGTAGGCGGCGGCGAGATTCTTTACATGGAGCCTATTTACTCGCAGCGTAAGGACCAGGAATCCGCGTTCCCGAAGCTGCTACGCGTTCTCGTTTCCTACAAGGGTCGCGTGGGTTATGCCCCGACTATCGGTGAGGCCCTCGACCAGGTGGGCATCGATCCTAAGTCCGCGCAGGACATCACTGAGATCGACGGCGACGGCAGTGCAGCTGACGCGAAGAAGGACTCCGGTGAGGACTCCAAGTCCAAGGATGAGGGCAAGGCTTCGGCTCCTGCCTCGGCACCGGCGGCCTCTAGTGAGGCCGATGCCATTGACGGCATCAACAAAGCACTCGACAACGTAGAGAAAGCCCGCAACGGTTCCTTCGAGGAATACGGCAAGGCTCTCGACGAGCTCGACCAGGCTGTTGAGGCCTACAAGAAGGTCGAGTCGAAGTAG
- a CDS encoding PPA1309 family protein: MSSPELSQPALNKAMREAVEFVHAEGWEAPPTLFALVPTSLVADQLAELNEEDASPLTLIVQDNIPENIEPGSEQLADYVSRVVWPHEIAGVILAQEIKFRDTSAEAGQSADSSPRPARLFSGVLREEGVELTLLQVRPTEEELEAAGPFAQDDIQLRGGPDVAPGVIAALRYGLEQDPDELD, from the coding sequence ATGAGTTCCCCCGAGCTTTCTCAGCCAGCATTAAACAAAGCCATGCGTGAAGCAGTGGAATTTGTCCACGCTGAGGGCTGGGAGGCACCCCCTACCCTTTTCGCTCTGGTGCCGACTTCTTTGGTCGCGGACCAGCTGGCAGAGCTCAATGAGGAAGACGCTTCCCCGCTGACCCTTATCGTGCAGGACAATATCCCGGAAAACATCGAACCCGGCTCCGAGCAGCTAGCCGATTATGTCTCCCGCGTGGTCTGGCCACACGAGATCGCCGGCGTCATCTTGGCCCAAGAGATTAAATTCCGCGACACCTCTGCTGAGGCTGGCCAGAGCGCAGACTCTAGCCCGCGTCCTGCACGCCTTTTCTCCGGTGTGCTGCGTGAGGAAGGCGTCGAACTGACCCTGCTGCAGGTGCGCCCAACCGAGGAAGAACTGGAAGCAGCCGGCCCGTTTGCACAAGACGATATCCAGCTGCGCGGCGGCCCAGACGTGGCACCGGGTGTCATCGCCGCATTGCGCTACGGGCTCGAACAAGATCCCGATGAACTCGACTAA
- a CDS encoding beta-N-acetylglucosaminidase: MRNSLSARTACVAAGLFAASCSLAACGDGQEASQPAPAAPVATSQKAETPAPKTSASTATTTSSEQSSAEATTSEETESGASEPASESASASATAANGEKKGNGKLSKQVEEAYETFETLVPVEIFQQFDRCDPNGVADSYNCSGSEIGQFQFFKNKSKAAQTTQVLTELRSSRVVKDEGDRVVGWSMLGNTAILTVVDNKDGLVMQQMISTDQDDPEERLKELGLI, translated from the coding sequence GTGCGAAATTCCTTGTCCGCCCGCACCGCCTGCGTAGCAGCTGGACTGTTTGCTGCAAGTTGCTCCCTCGCGGCATGTGGGGACGGCCAGGAGGCTAGCCAGCCCGCACCGGCTGCTCCTGTAGCTACCAGCCAGAAGGCTGAAACCCCGGCCCCGAAGACGTCGGCAAGCACCGCTACTACCACTTCTTCTGAGCAATCCTCGGCCGAGGCCACCACCTCCGAGGAAACAGAATCTGGCGCGAGCGAGCCGGCAAGCGAGTCCGCCTCCGCTTCTGCGACTGCTGCCAATGGCGAAAAGAAGGGCAACGGAAAGCTCTCCAAGCAGGTAGAAGAAGCCTACGAGACCTTCGAAACCCTTGTTCCGGTGGAGATCTTCCAGCAGTTCGACCGCTGTGATCCCAACGGTGTCGCAGATTCTTATAACTGCTCCGGCTCGGAAATCGGCCAGTTCCAGTTCTTCAAGAACAAGTCCAAGGCCGCCCAAACCACGCAGGTGCTCACCGAGCTGCGCAGCTCCCGCGTGGTCAAGGATGAAGGCGACCGCGTCGTCGGCTGGTCCATGCTGGGCAACACCGCCATCTTGACGGTGGTGGATAACAAGGACGGTCTCGTGATGCAGCAGATGATCTCAACCGACCAAGACGATCCCGAAGAGCGTCTTAAAGAGCTCGGTCTTATCTAA
- a CDS encoding YlbL family protein, whose translation MNSPENRRLRTLVWGAIPVIVLGGALSIDRIPGTDIALTVPYAAEGPGPTVDTLSEVDGTEVVDVKAPKTYETSGQLNMTTVSVRTNMTLTQALGRWIMTDDTLVPIDTVIPQGQTDEEVNESNEQAFTQSESAATVAAMNYLDVPVKIVVAQVLEDAPAAGVVRADDVITSVDGEKVTQPGQVQDMVRAKKPGDEVELGIERGGKKLQEKVTLAAHPHDDSVALMGISMTSKPKEDIQVDYNLQDIGGPSAGMMFTLAVIDKLSDGELNGGKFVAGTGTISEDGTVGPIGGIVHKVAASKEAGAELFLAPADNCAEATSRDTGDMVVAKVETLDDAIKAMDDFAHGKQVQTCN comes from the coding sequence GTGAATTCACCAGAAAATCGACGCCTCCGCACGCTCGTTTGGGGCGCTATCCCGGTCATCGTGCTGGGTGGTGCCTTGAGCATCGATCGCATCCCTGGCACGGATATTGCTTTAACCGTGCCTTATGCGGCCGAGGGGCCTGGCCCAACCGTGGATACGCTCAGCGAGGTTGATGGCACTGAGGTCGTGGACGTGAAAGCGCCAAAGACCTATGAGACTTCCGGTCAGCTCAATATGACCACCGTGTCTGTGCGCACCAACATGACGCTGACGCAAGCCTTGGGGCGCTGGATCATGACTGATGACACTCTGGTACCAATCGATACCGTCATCCCGCAGGGGCAGACGGATGAAGAGGTAAACGAGTCGAACGAGCAGGCCTTCACACAGTCGGAGTCGGCTGCGACGGTCGCTGCGATGAATTATCTCGACGTGCCAGTGAAGATCGTGGTGGCGCAGGTTCTAGAGGATGCACCTGCCGCGGGGGTCGTGCGTGCAGATGACGTTATTACCTCCGTTGATGGTGAGAAGGTAACGCAGCCGGGGCAGGTGCAGGACATGGTCCGCGCGAAGAAGCCCGGCGATGAGGTTGAACTCGGCATTGAACGCGGTGGCAAGAAGCTGCAAGAAAAGGTCACGCTGGCGGCGCATCCACACGATGATTCGGTGGCGCTGATGGGCATTTCGATGACCTCGAAGCCTAAGGAAGATATCCAGGTTGATTACAACCTGCAGGACATCGGCGGGCCGTCCGCGGGCATGATGTTTACCCTCGCGGTAATCGACAAGCTTTCTGATGGCGAGCTCAACGGCGGCAAGTTCGTTGCCGGTACCGGCACCATCAGCGAAGACGGCACGGTGGGTCCCATCGGCGGAATCGTGCACAAGGTCGCCGCTTCGAAAGAAGCCGGCGCCGAGCTCTTCCTAGCACCCGCAGACAACTGCGCGGAGGCCACGAGCCGCGACACCGGCGACATGGTTGTTGCCAAGGTGGAGACCCTGGACGATGCCATTAAGGCGATGGATGACTTCGCCCACGGCAAGCAGGTTCAGACCTGCAATTAG
- a CDS encoding zinc-dependent metalloprotease, translated as MSNGFGFSFPNNDDGDDDNSRRDQNPFGAFGFGGSAAGGGLGDLLNQFGQMLSGMGSSMNSPEGSGPVNYEMAQRIAHQQISNDKEISSADSNAVAEAVRLAELWLDDATELPTASGSVKAWNSSEWLEATMPMWKRLVTPVAEHMNNAQLESMPEEAREMMGPMANMMNQMSGMNFGMQLGRALGDLATQALTGSDFGIPVSPAGSTALLPHNIQKIARDLNVPGQEILVYIGAREAARQRLFKHVPWLVERLVSSVEEYAIGLVIDTSHIEEATRELNLESGDPQAIQDAMSKLQGMDLTPRITSRNAGAVSRLETLLALVEGWVDQVVNDALGDRIPSTSTMNEAWAHRRATGGSAEKAISKVVGIELSAPKVDAAAELWRRATVAVGVDKRDKAWDHPDFLPTAEHLDNPAAFIDSLLDDATDSGFEEEFAKLEEMLREQDENGDSNNSGEDKE; from the coding sequence ATGAGCAACGGATTCGGTTTTTCTTTTCCCAACAATGATGACGGTGACGACGATAACTCGCGCCGCGACCAGAACCCGTTTGGCGCCTTCGGCTTCGGCGGCAGCGCCGCGGGCGGTGGTCTAGGAGACCTTCTTAATCAGTTCGGCCAGATGCTTTCTGGCATGGGCTCCTCAATGAACTCTCCTGAGGGCTCCGGCCCGGTCAACTATGAGATGGCCCAGCGCATCGCGCACCAGCAGATTTCCAACGACAAGGAAATCAGCAGTGCCGATAGCAATGCGGTAGCAGAAGCCGTACGCCTAGCGGAGCTTTGGCTTGACGACGCCACCGAATTGCCCACCGCTTCCGGCAGCGTCAAAGCGTGGAACTCCAGCGAGTGGCTCGAAGCAACGATGCCAATGTGGAAGCGCTTGGTTACCCCAGTTGCCGAGCACATGAACAATGCGCAGCTGGAGTCAATGCCGGAAGAAGCCCGCGAGATGATGGGTCCGATGGCAAACATGATGAATCAGATGTCCGGTATGAACTTTGGCATGCAGTTGGGCCGCGCACTTGGTGACCTTGCCACCCAGGCACTTACCGGCTCCGACTTTGGTATTCCGGTCTCCCCTGCCGGTAGCACCGCGCTTTTGCCACACAACATCCAAAAGATCGCGCGCGATCTCAATGTGCCGGGCCAGGAAATTCTGGTCTATATTGGCGCCCGCGAGGCCGCCCGCCAGCGCCTGTTCAAGCACGTTCCGTGGCTGGTTGAGCGCTTGGTTTCCTCCGTCGAGGAGTACGCAATTGGCCTTGTCATCGACACTTCCCACATCGAGGAAGCAACCCGCGAGCTCAACCTCGAATCCGGTGACCCACAAGCCATCCAGGATGCGATGAGCAAGCTGCAGGGCATGGATCTGACCCCGCGCATCACCTCCCGCAATGCCGGTGCTGTCTCCCGCCTGGAAACCTTGCTCGCGCTCGTTGAGGGCTGGGTTGATCAGGTAGTAAACGATGCACTGGGAGATCGCATCCCGTCCACCTCCACCATGAACGAGGCGTGGGCGCATCGCCGTGCCACCGGCGGATCCGCAGAAAAGGCCATTTCCAAGGTCGTCGGCATCGAGTTATCTGCGCCGAAGGTCGACGCTGCTGCCGAGCTGTGGCGTCGTGCGACGGTCGCCGTGGGCGTTGACAAGCGCGACAAGGCTTGGGACCACCCAGACTTCCTTCCTACGGCAGAGCACCTCGATAACCCGGCCGCCTTCATCGACAGCTTGCTCGACGATGCCACCGATTCCGGTTTCGAGGAAGAATTCGCAAAGCTTGAAGAAATGCTGCGCGAGCAGGATGAAAACGGCGATTCCAATAACTCCGGTGAAGACAAGGAATAG
- a CDS encoding M48 metallopeptidase family protein yields MSSNENSGVAVRVIRSAKRKRTVQARLVDGVLEVRIPSWMSAKEEAKAVADMQAKVARKHTSTRRSDADLHERAVQLNKNFLDGRAKIGSIRWVGNQNTRWGSCTTSTGDIRITDRLKDVPEYVLDSVVIHELTHTFIPGHGPEFWQWADRAPKAERAKGYLEAYQRFG; encoded by the coding sequence ATGTCGAGTAATGAGAACTCAGGTGTCGCCGTGCGCGTTATCCGTTCTGCAAAGCGCAAGCGGACGGTGCAAGCACGGCTTGTCGACGGCGTCTTAGAAGTCCGGATTCCTTCCTGGATGTCGGCGAAAGAGGAGGCCAAAGCCGTGGCCGACATGCAGGCGAAGGTAGCGCGCAAGCACACCTCGACGCGGCGCTCTGATGCTGATCTGCACGAGCGTGCCGTCCAGCTCAACAAAAACTTCCTCGACGGGCGAGCGAAGATCGGCTCAATTCGTTGGGTGGGCAATCAAAACACACGGTGGGGCAGCTGCACTACCTCTACCGGCGACATTCGCATCACCGATCGCCTCAAGGACGTACCAGAGTATGTCCTTGATTCTGTCGTCATCCATGAGCTGACTCATACCTTCATCCCCGGGCACGGGCCGGAATTTTGGCAGTGGGCTGACCGCGCGCCGAAAGCGGAGCGGGCCAAGGGATACTTAGAGGCCTACCAGCGCTTTGGCTGA
- a CDS encoding ATP-dependent DNA helicase UvrD2, giving the protein MNRPDLSLLDEDQLAAATAPRGPVCILASAGTGKTRTVTYRIANMVDQGFASPQRILAVTFTTRAAGEMRDRLNHMGVGGVQALTFHAAARRQLRYFWPQVAGDLPWELVDNKFSLVARAVRSLNLDNSKDSIRDYLSEIEWAKSSLVGPDSYPEVIATTDREAPAEPAKVAEVFRRYEQLKSTPDRMFLDFDDLLMHIAGAIENVPSVAEVFREQYRTFVVDEYQDVTPLQQRVLDAWLGERDDLTVVGDANQTIYSFNGASPDYLLNFSRTYPNATIVKLQRDYRSTPQVTDLANRVIAKASGRAAGTRLELQGMREPGPEPTFKAFESEEIEAKEVAGQILTLLNKGVKASEIAVLYRINAQSEQFEQALADAGIVYQVRGGEGFFRRPEILEAVRVLIAATRREDLPADPVAIARAAFVELGLTPSEPQGAKARERWQSLNALVDLIEQIVQDHEGIDLSGVLGELHRRSENKQNPTMEGVTLATIHAAKGLEWDAVFLVGLTEKLLPINYAIKAGDEQVEEERRLFYVGITRAREHLALSWALAKTTGSRASRERTRFLDGLVPGIEESAGSGRRYRERKCRVCAAPLSSPAEKVLGRHEYCDYEGDEEVFSALRAWRANTARDAKVPAYVIFSDATLQAISEALPADEGELLEISGVGPSKLERYGAEVLQIISTLRS; this is encoded by the coding sequence GTGAATAGGCCGGATTTGTCCCTATTGGACGAGGACCAGCTTGCAGCAGCCACCGCCCCGCGTGGGCCGGTGTGCATCCTGGCGAGCGCGGGCACCGGTAAGACCCGTACGGTTACTTATCGCATCGCCAACATGGTGGACCAAGGTTTCGCTAGCCCGCAGCGCATCCTGGCGGTTACCTTTACTACCCGTGCTGCGGGCGAGATGCGTGACCGCCTCAACCACATGGGAGTCGGCGGTGTCCAGGCGCTGACTTTCCACGCGGCGGCGCGGCGTCAGCTGCGCTATTTTTGGCCGCAGGTGGCAGGTGATTTGCCGTGGGAGCTCGTCGATAACAAGTTCTCCCTCGTTGCCCGTGCGGTGCGCTCGCTGAATCTCGATAATTCGAAGGACTCCATCAGGGATTATCTCAGCGAGATCGAGTGGGCTAAGTCCTCGCTGGTTGGGCCAGATTCCTATCCGGAGGTAATCGCCACGACAGACCGCGAAGCGCCTGCTGAACCTGCCAAGGTCGCGGAGGTATTCCGCCGCTATGAGCAGCTCAAGTCCACTCCGGACCGCATGTTCTTGGACTTTGATGACCTGCTCATGCACATCGCTGGCGCCATTGAGAATGTCCCTTCCGTGGCAGAGGTCTTCCGTGAGCAGTACCGCACCTTCGTGGTGGATGAGTACCAGGACGTTACCCCGCTGCAGCAGCGGGTTCTAGATGCGTGGCTGGGGGAGCGCGATGACCTCACTGTGGTCGGCGATGCTAACCAGACGATTTACTCCTTCAACGGTGCCTCGCCGGACTATCTGCTGAACTTTTCGCGCACCTACCCCAACGCCACAATCGTGAAGCTGCAGCGTGACTACCGTTCCACCCCGCAGGTAACGGACTTGGCCAACCGCGTCATCGCGAAGGCATCTGGCCGCGCTGCCGGTACACGCTTGGAGCTGCAGGGTATGCGCGAGCCCGGCCCAGAGCCGACGTTCAAGGCTTTTGAATCCGAAGAGATCGAGGCAAAGGAAGTCGCGGGCCAAATCCTGACTCTGCTCAACAAGGGCGTTAAAGCCTCTGAGATCGCGGTGCTCTACCGCATCAACGCCCAGTCCGAGCAGTTTGAGCAGGCGCTTGCCGACGCCGGCATTGTCTACCAAGTCCGCGGTGGCGAGGGCTTCTTTCGCCGCCCGGAAATCCTGGAAGCAGTCCGCGTGCTCATTGCGGCTACCCGCCGTGAAGACTTGCCAGCGGATCCCGTCGCCATCGCTCGTGCTGCTTTCGTTGAATTGGGGCTTACGCCTAGCGAGCCGCAGGGTGCCAAGGCACGTGAGCGTTGGCAGTCGCTGAATGCCCTCGTAGATCTCATCGAGCAAATTGTCCAAGACCATGAAGGCATTGATTTGAGCGGAGTGCTGGGAGAGCTGCATCGCCGTTCTGAAAATAAGCAGAACCCCACGATGGAAGGCGTCACGCTGGCGACCATCCACGCGGCCAAGGGCTTGGAGTGGGACGCCGTGTTCTTGGTGGGCCTGACGGAGAAGCTGCTACCTATCAACTACGCCATCAAGGCAGGTGACGAGCAGGTGGAAGAAGAACGCCGCCTGTTCTACGTCGGAATCACCCGCGCCCGCGAGCACCTCGCTTTGTCTTGGGCTTTGGCAAAAACCACTGGTTCTCGGGCCTCCCGTGAACGCACCCGCTTCCTTGACGGCTTGGTGCCGGGAATCGAAGAAAGCGCTGGTAGCGGTAGGCGCTATCGCGAGCGCAAGTGCCGGGTATGTGCAGCGCCGTTGAGCAGCCCGGCTGAAAAGGTCTTGGGACGCCACGAGTACTGCGATTACGAGGGCGACGAAGAAGTGTTCTCCGCTTTGCGCGCTTGGCGTGCGAACACCGCCCGCGATGCCAAAGTTCCGGCCTACGTCATCTTCTCCGATGCCACTCTGCAAGCAATCTCTGAGGCTCTCCCGGCTGACGAAGGCGAGCTGCTCGAAATCTCCGGCGTCGGCCCCTCCAAGCTTGAGCGCTATGGTGCGGAAGTTCTGCAGATCATCTCCACGCTGCGCAGCTGA
- a CDS encoding NAD(+) diphosphatase yields MFLPVTESNRVPVDDTGAPVLVAEPSGPILVEVGAVQAFSIPDQSATKLGTLRDAAFFAENPDILKAIHLVRNRRETRFDARTGDELYFPEPGVVGRSLQDPRRMVFPRINPAVIGIIYLAGTDKILLARNRVRNSFFSLIAGYVEPGESLEEAFAREALEETGRRVHEVRYWGSQPWPPSGSLMMGFSAVTDDVQAVCDTDGELEEIRWVSRAELPDLNIARKGSIAHTMIMEWYHGE; encoded by the coding sequence GTGTTTCTTCCTGTCACCGAGAGCAACCGAGTGCCGGTCGATGACACGGGTGCGCCGGTCTTGGTCGCGGAGCCCAGCGGCCCCATCCTCGTTGAGGTAGGGGCCGTTCAGGCGTTTTCTATCCCCGATCAATCCGCTACGAAGCTGGGAACGCTCCGTGACGCTGCCTTCTTCGCAGAAAACCCTGACATCCTCAAGGCCATCCATTTAGTTCGCAATCGCCGGGAGACGCGTTTTGATGCGCGTACGGGTGATGAACTGTACTTCCCAGAACCGGGCGTCGTCGGGCGCTCGCTCCAAGACCCACGCCGCATGGTCTTTCCGCGGATCAACCCCGCAGTCATCGGCATTATCTACTTGGCAGGCACGGATAAGATCCTTCTGGCTCGCAACCGCGTGCGCAATAGCTTTTTCTCGCTCATCGCGGGCTACGTCGAACCGGGGGAGAGCCTGGAAGAAGCTTTCGCGCGGGAAGCGTTGGAGGAGACCGGCAGGCGCGTGCACGAAGTGCGCTATTGGGGCTCGCAGCCTTGGCCGCCTAGTGGCTCGTTGATGATGGGCTTTAGTGCGGTCACGGATGATGTCCAGGCTGTTTGCGATACTGATGGCGAGCTCGAAGAAATCCGCTGGGTTTCACGCGCTGAGCTGCCGGATTTAAACATTGCCCGCAAGGGCTCGATTGCACACACGATGATTATGGAGTGGTACCACGGTGAATAG